The following nucleotide sequence is from Embleya scabrispora.
CGGCCAGTCCCCAGCGCTCCAGGCGCCGGCCGATCCGGGCGGCGGGGCCCGGGAAGCGCATGCCCCACTGGTCGGTGTGCACGTGGTTGACCAGGCACACGGTGGGGCCGCGATGCCACAGCGGGGTCAGGTACGGCATGCCGTTGCACACCTCGACCAGCAGGTCGCAGCCGCCGATCCGGCGATCGAGGGTCCGCCGGGCGCGCAGGTAGTGGTCGGTGTCGCCGCCCGCCGACACCACCCGGTAGTCCCGCTCGGCGGCGGGCCCGCCGCACAGCAGGGTCACCCGGTGGCCGTACGCGGTGAGCCCGTCGGCCAGCCGGTCGACCAGCAGTTCGGAGCCGCCGGCGGCGGGATTGGCCAGGTCGCGGCGGGCCAGGAAGACGATGCGACGAGGGTGCGGGGAACGGTCGCACGAGCGGATGGGCGGGACGGGTCGGCGTGGCGATACGGGCGTCGGCGCACGCAACACGGGCACGTGCCGGGGCATGTGAGCTCCAACTCGGTCTCGGTCTCGTTCTCGGTCCTGGAGCGAGCGAGCGTTCGGTGCGCGGGTCGGGCCGGATCCGGGGCAGGGATGGGCTGAACGGTTGCCGCGACGGGGACGGCGGTGCCGGTACTGCGGGACGGGCGGGATGTGCGGGGTGAGTTCGTAGTTTTCGCCACCGCGTGACCGGTCGGCTACTCACCGAGGTGACAACTTTGGTCCCGGATGAGGCCGGCGAACCGTCAATGTGGTGTCGGTTCCGCGTGCCGTTCGGGCAGCGGGCGGGTGTCGCCCCCGGGGTCGCGGTCGTCGCCCGGGTCGTCGCCCGGGGCGCCGCCGGAGGCACGGCGCGGGCCTCGGACCAGGAATACCACCCCGAGTGCCGCCGGCACGGCCCCGAGGCCGGCCGCCGAGAGCGGTACGATCCGCCCGATGGCGATCAGCTTGCGGTCGTCCCGCTTCGCCGAGTCGACCTGGTGACGCCGGGTTTGCGGGGTGAAGGCGATCCGCTCGCTGTTCAGCAGGACCACCGAGGCGGTCGTCGCGCCGGGCGCGCGCAGGGTCTTGCGCGGGGCGATCTTCGCGTCGATCACCCGGCCCGTGCGCTGATCCACGACCAATTCGACGCCCGCGTTGGCGTACCACTCCTCGGCGAGCACCTGCGGCTGCGCGTCCAGGCCGACCAGTGCGCCCGGGACCTGGCGTACGCCGATCCGGGTGTCCGGCACCGTGCCGGTGAAGCGATAGCCGCGATGCCCCAGGACCTTGGTGGTGCCGCCGTAGTCCAGCGGGATCGCCGCCCCCAACGTCTCGTCCCACCAGCGGTATTGGCGCTTCTCCAGGTCGAACGGGAACTTCAGGAACGCCTCGCCCTCGATCCGCGGCGTCTCGCCGCAGCAGTGCACGGGCGCGTTGGTGCGGCGGTCGCTCACCCAGCGGGCCACCGTCCACTGGTAGGACCGGCGCGGGTCCCCCCAGGCCAGCGTCTCGGGGGTGTCGATGGTCGTCGACACGTCCCACACCGCGCGGCCGCTGCGTTTCGCCTCCGCCACGTCGCCGAGCACGCGGCGGGTCACGGTGATCGTCTTTCCGTCCACCGGCTTCAGCGTGGTGGTGTCGAAGTAGCTTCCGCTCCCGGCGAAGACCACGGTGTCGTCGATGTCGACGGGGGTGCGCTCGGCCCGCGGTTCGACGTACCAGGCCAGCATCGCGGCCAGCACGAGCAGGAACACTCCCGCGCCGAGCAGGAGCAGGGACGGGATCGAGGGGCGGGACGGGGTGGGGCGGGGCGAAGTGGGGCGGCGCATCCGGCACTCCTGACGGCGTTCGGCCTCGGGCACGTGCACGTCTGTCTCGGGTCGGGCGCGGCTCCGGCATGGGTTCCGACGCAGGTCGGGCTCGGGTCCGTCCCAGGCCGGGAACCGTAGGCGCACCCTTGACGGAGTGTCAATACACCTCGCACACTGTGCTGATACCGAGCCGGTGCATGGGAATGGGCGGGGTGCCCTCCGATCGAGAGGCTCGTCGAAGCATGCACAGACTGCTCGCCGCCGGGTCGACCGTGATCCTCGCCGCCGCACTCGCCGTGGGTGCCGGGCTCGGGATCGTCGCCGCGTTGAACGCCACTCCCGAGCAACCCAATGCGCCGCTCGTCTCGTTCCGTACCGACCCGACGCCGACGCCGACCGCGCAGCCCTGATGCCGAGCCCGCATGCCGGGAGACGGGTCCGGCTCGGCCGCGGCCGGCGGTCCCCGAAGACGGCGCCGGCCGGCCGGCGCGAGGGAGGGGCGAGGTGATCGTGCGCACTGCCTGGCGGGACGTACCCCGGCCGCAATTGCGGCGATTCGCCGATCTGGCCATGGCCGAGGTGCCCGAACTCGCGCAGGGAATCCTGCGCGACATCCGGATCGAATACCCCGGGGTGCCGCTGGTGCCGGACGAATCGGGGGAGCCGATGGCGCTGGTCGCCATCCGGCGCGCCCTCGTCGACTTCGTCGAGCACCTCGCCGCGACCGGGAATCGGCGGCACGAACGTTTGGAGATCTTCGAGCTGTTCGGCCGCGCCGAGGTGCTTCAGGGGCGCAGCCTCGACTCGTTGCAGGCGATGTACCGGCTCGGCGTGCGACTGGCCTGGCGGCGGCTGGCCGAGATCGGCCAGCGGGTGGAGATCCCACCGCCCGCGATGTACGAACTCGCCGAGGCGGGATTCGAGTTCCTCGACGGCCTGGTCGCGCAGTCCGTACACGGCTACGCCGAGGCCGCGGCCCGCCAGGTCGGCGAACGGCTGTGGGCGCAGAAGCGGTTGATCAAACTGCTGCTCACCGAATACGGCACCGAACCCGCGAGCGCGCTGGCCGAACACGCCGCCCGCATCGGCTGGCCGGTGCCCGAACAGGTCGCCGTGGGCGTGTTGTTGCGGCCCGCGCCCGACGCGGTGGCACCGGCGGTGGGGCGGGACGTGCTCCTGGACATGGAGTGCGAGCGCCCCCGGATGATCCTGCCCGACCCGGACACCGCCGGGCGCCCCGAACTGGTGCGGCGCGCGATGGCGGGCTGGTCGGGCGCGATCGGCCCGTCGGTGCCGATCGCCGACGCCGCGAAGTCGCTGCACTGGGCCTGTACGGCGCTGCGCCTGGTGGAGCGCGGACACCTGCCCGAGGGGCGGCTGATCCGATGTACGGAGCACACCGAGGCGCTGGTGCTGCTGCCGCCCGAGGAATTGATCGAGGACCTGGCCCGCCGCTGCCTGGCCCCCCTGGACACCTGCTCCCCGGCGCATGCCCGCCGGCTGGAGGAGACCCTGCTGGCGTGGCTGGAAACCCGGGGCGGCGCACCGGAGATCGCGGCCCGATTGGGCGTGCATGCCCAGACGGTCCGCTACCGGCTGCGCCAGATCCGGGATCTGCTCGGCGACGAGATGAACGAGCCGGACCGCCGCTTCGAACTGGAACTGGTGCTGCGCGCCCGGCGGTTGCGGGAGGAGGGGGACTGATCGGGCTCAGGGGGCCGGCGTCGGCGCGTACGACCCGCTCCGCGGGAGCGTCGGCTCGGGCCGGGCGGGGGAGTCGGCGAAGAGCCCGGTGTGGGTGGCCATCAGGAGCATGAAGACGCCGGTGACGGTCGACGCGAGCACGGCCAGGACTCGGCCCACGGGGTTGTGGAGGTTGTAGACGTAGCGGCCTCCCCCGAGGCGACTGCGTCGGAATACCGGCTCGTATCCGTCGTCGTTCGGCATGTCCGACAGCGTAGATGGGCGCTGCCGTGCCCTCGATGCCGCCCGGGGAACTACCGTGCCGGGATGCGGATCGTGGGTGGTGGGGTGGAGGCGGTGACCGAGGTCGGGTATCGCCGGGCGCGGGTCGGGGGCGGGAGCGAGGCGGCGCGGTTGCCGGTGGGGCGGTTGCGGGTGGATCGGCTGCCGGCGGGATGTGACGCGGTGTTGGTCGCCGGTGACCTCCAGGGGGTCGCGCCCTCGCCCTGGGGTGGGCCGCCGGTGTTGTTGGGTGTCGCGCTCGCCGACTTCCTGACGGTGTGGGCGCAGGAGGGGTCGGTGCCGGTGCCGGAGCGGGTGGGTGTGGTGTTGGCGGGCGACCTGTACGCGGCGCCGGCGGCGGATCGGCGCGGCGCGACCGGGGCGGTCCGGGACGTGTGGTGGGCGTTCGCGGCGGCCGGCTGCCCGTTCGTGGTCGGCGTGGCCGGCAACCACGACGAGGTGTCGACGGCGGACCTGGCCGAGGCGGGCCCGCACGTCGCGCTGCTCGACGGCACACACGTCGACGTGGGCGGGGTCCGCTTCGCCGGCGTGGGCCGGATCATCGGCGATCCGAAGCGGCCGGGCCGCCGGGCCGAGGAGGCGCAGACCGCCCTCATCGACCGCGTCCTCGGCGCCGGCCCCGACGTGCTGATCCTGCACGAGGGCCCCTGCGGCCCCGCGCCCAGCCAACCGGGCCGCGCCGAGCCGGCCGCCCGCATCCGGGCCGCCCCGCCGGCCCTGACCGTCTGCGGCCACGTCCACTGGCCGGTCCCGGTCGCCACCGCCCCCGGCGGTCACACCCTCAACACCGACGCCCGCGCGATCCTGCTGACCGTCTGACCCCGACACGGTCCTGCGGGCCGTCGGGGATGGGCCGATCCCGCCGGTGCTTGCCCGCGACCGCGCGGCGGTGCGACGCTGCGAGCGACGAGAGGACGGCATCGATGGTGGATCTCGCGGCCATGCTGGACGATCTGCGCGCGGAGGGCGCCGAGTCGGACCGGCTCGTCGCTTCGCTGTCGGCGGCCGACTGGGCGCTGCCGACCCCCGCGCCCGGGTGGACCATCGCGCACCAGATCGCCCATCTGGCCTGGACCGACGACCAGGTCCGGCTCGCCGCGACCGACCCCACCGCCTTCGCGGGCGCACTCGCGGTGGCCGCCGCCGATCCCGACGGCTTCGTCGACCGAGGCGCGGAAGCCGGCGCGACGGCACCGCCCAGGGACCTCCTGGCCCGATGGCGGGACGGCCGGCACGCGGTCCCGGAACTGCTGTCGGCGCTCCCGGCGGGGGCCCGACTGCCGTGGTACGGGCCGCCGATGAGCGCCGCGTCGATGGCCGGCGCCCGGATCATGGAGACCTGGGCGCACACCCAGGACATCGCCGACACGCTGGGCGTGCTCCGTACCCCCACCACCCGCCTCCGCCACATCGCCCGACTCGGCGTCCGGGCCCGGGACTACGCCTACACCGTGCACGGACTGCGGCCACCCGAGGGGGAGTTCCGGGTGGAACTGATCGACCCTGACGAGCCGGGCGGCACCTGGACCCACGGCCCGGAGGGCGCCGCAGAGCGGGTGACCGGCCCCCTGCTCGACTTCTGCCTCCTGGTCACCCGCCGCCGGCATCCCGCCGACCTCGCGGTGCGCGCCGAGGGCGCCGAGGCGACCCGTTGGCTGACGATCACCCAGGCCTACGCCGGACCGCCCGGAGCGGGCCGTACGCCCGGCCGATCCGACTGATTCGCACGCGCCTTCGCCCCCGTATCCAGGCGTCCGCCCGATCCGAATTGGTCCAGACCTATTGACAGTTCCGCCGTCGCGGCGGTCAACTCGTCCTGCACACAGGCACCCCGGCACCTCCGGGTGCGCCCGGACGGCCTGCGCACGTCCCGCACCGAGGGAGCCTGACGTCCCATCAGGCGACGCGGTGTCGATCCGGGTTCACCTTCCACGCACACCCACGCCCGCAGGCAACCGCCCGGGCCGGTACGGGAGGCACACCACCATGGCACCACCACGTCCCCCCAACACTGCAGCCGATACCTCGACTTCGCGCCGACCCCGGCCCGGACCGCGCCGCTGGGCCGCGCTCCTCGCCGCGGCCGCCACGACGGCCGCGGCGAGCCTGCTCGTCCTCGCCCCGTCCGCGCCCGCCGCCGGCACCGCCGAACTCGTGGTGAACGGCGGCTTCGAGACCGGCCTGTCCGGCTGGACCTGTTCCGGCGGCAGCGGTCGCGCCACCACCACCCCCGTACACACCGGAACCGGCGCCCTCCAGGCCACCCCGGCCGGCGGCGACAACGCCCGCTGCAGCCAGACCGTGGCCGTGCAACCCGACTCCGACTACACCCAATCCGCCTGGGTCCAGGGCGCCTACGTCTACCTCGGCGCGAGCGGCACCGGCACCACCGACGTGTCCACCTGGACCTCCGCGGCCACCACCTGGCAAAAACTCACCACCACCTTCCACACCGGCGCGCGCACCACGAGCGTCACGATCCACCTCAACGGCTGGTACGGGCAGCCCGCCTACTACGCCGACGACGTCTCGCTCGTCGGCCCGGGCGGATCCACCACGATCCCGGGCGTACCCACCGGCCTGACCGTCGCCGGCACCACCGCACGCAGCGCCTCGCTGTCCTGGACCGCGGTGCCCGGCGCGACCTCGTACGACGTCTTCCGCGCCGACACCAAGGTGGCCACGGTCGCCGGAACCTCCGCCGAGATCCCGGGACTCACCCCGCAGACGAGCTACACCTTCTCCGTCGCGGCGACCAACAGCGCCGGATCGTCCGCGCGTTCCGCCCCCGTCACCGCCACCACCGCGCCGGACGGCCCCACCGGGCAGGACCCCACCGGACTGCCCAAGCGGGTGATGACCGGCTACTGGCACAACTTCGTCAACGGCTCCACGAACCTGCGCCTGCGGGACGTGCCCACGTCCTACAACCTGGTCGCGGTGGCCTTCGCCGAGGCCGACCGCACCCGCTGGGGCGCGATCACGTTCGGCGTGGACCCGGGCCTGTCCACCGCGCTCGGCGGCTACACCAACGCCGACCTCAAGGCGGACATCGTCGCGATGCATGCCCGAGGACAGAAGGTCATCCTGTCCGTCGGCGGCGAGTTGGGCGCGGTCTGGGTCGGCGACAACGCCTCCGCCGACATGTTCGCGAGCACCGCCACGGCGCTGCTGCGCGAATACGGCTTCGACGGCGTGGACATCGACCTGGAGAACGGGGTCAGTCCCACCTACATGGCCACGGCGCTGCGCGCCATCCGGGCCCAGGTCGGCACCTCGCTGATCATCACGATGGCCCCGCAGACCCTGGACATGCAGACCACCCAGACCGCCTACTTCCAACTCGCCCTGAGCATCAAGGACATCCTGACCATCGTCCACATGCAGTACTACAACTCCGGCACCATGTTCGGCTGCGACCAGAAGTTGTACGCCCAGGGCGGCGTCGACTTCCTCACCGCGCAGGCGTGCATCCAACTCCAGGGCGGCCTGCGCCCGGACCAGGTCGCCCTCGGCGTACCGGCCACCGGACGCGCGGCCGGCAGCGGATACGTCTCGCCCGGCGTGGTGAACAACGCGCTGGACTGCCTGGAGTCGGGCACCGGTTGCGGCGGCTACCGGCCCGCGACCACCTGGCGCGGCATCCGGGGCGCGATGACGTGGTCCGTCAACTGGGACGCGACCGCCGGGTACGCGCTGGCCAACACCATCTCGGCCCACCTGCGCACGATGCCCTGATCGTCGGGCACGGATGACGGATGACGGATGACGGGCGAGGGGCGCTACACCGGGCGGATGTCCGCCCACAGCGCCACCGAGCCGGGTTCGAGCGGCGCCGCGTGGTCGGCGGCGCCGCTCGTCCACCACCGGCCCCGCCCCGGTCGCAGCGCCGGGCCGGGGCCGGTGTTCGTTCCGCGCCCGGACAGCAGGTACAGCACACCGGCGTGCCCGGCGGGCAGCGGCACGGGAGCGTCGACGCGCCGGACGTCGGCGGTCCATCGGCCGCGCCGGGTCATGATGTTGAGCACCAGGACCGGGCCGCCGTCGCCGAGCAGGCGGGCGCGGAGCGCGTGATCGCCGGAGAAGGCGAACGGCACGGCGGGATGGTCGAGCCGATGATCGAGTGCCGCCGCGCCGGCCGTACCGGCGCCGTCCGCGATCAGGTGCACGCCCTCGCCCGCCAGGAGGGTGATGGTGCGGTCGACCCCCGGGAACGGCGAGAACGGCCCGTCGGCGGCGATCGTCGCGATGCTCGCCCGCCAGCCGAAGTCCGCCGAGCCGCCGTCCGGGCCCGCCGATCCCTCGCACGCGATCTCCCGCGTGTCACCGCCCCCGTTGCGCCACGGGCCGACGGGCAGCGTCTCGACGTCGAAGAGGTGCGTCAGCGTCACGTGCGGGCCTGCTTCCAGGGGAATCGGGGCGGTGGGCTCGGGGCGACCGGGCCCGCCATCATGCC
It contains:
- a CDS encoding DUF3068 domain-containing protein, giving the protein MRRPTSPRPTPSRPSIPSLLLLGAGVFLLVLAAMLAWYVEPRAERTPVDIDDTVVFAGSGSYFDTTTLKPVDGKTITVTRRVLGDVAEAKRSGRAVWDVSTTIDTPETLAWGDPRRSYQWTVARWVSDRRTNAPVHCCGETPRIEGEAFLKFPFDLEKRQYRWWDETLGAAIPLDYGGTTKVLGHRGYRFTGTVPDTRIGVRQVPGALVGLDAQPQVLAEEWYANAGVELVVDQRTGRVIDAKIAPRKTLRAPGATTASVVLLNSERIAFTPQTRRHQVDSAKRDDRKLIAIGRIVPLSAAGLGAVPAALGVVFLVRGPRRASGGAPGDDPGDDRDPGGDTRPLPERHAEPTPH
- a CDS encoding helix-turn-helix domain-containing protein produces the protein MIVRTAWRDVPRPQLRRFADLAMAEVPELAQGILRDIRIEYPGVPLVPDESGEPMALVAIRRALVDFVEHLAATGNRRHERLEIFELFGRAEVLQGRSLDSLQAMYRLGVRLAWRRLAEIGQRVEIPPPAMYELAEAGFEFLDGLVAQSVHGYAEAAARQVGERLWAQKRLIKLLLTEYGTEPASALAEHAARIGWPVPEQVAVGVLLRPAPDAVAPAVGRDVLLDMECERPRMILPDPDTAGRPELVRRAMAGWSGAIGPSVPIADAAKSLHWACTALRLVERGHLPEGRLIRCTEHTEALVLLPPEELIEDLARRCLAPLDTCSPAHARRLEETLLAWLETRGGAPEIAARLGVHAQTVRYRLRQIRDLLGDEMNEPDRRFELELVLRARRLREEGD
- a CDS encoding metallophosphoesterase family protein; this translates as MRIVGGGVEAVTEVGYRRARVGGGSEAARLPVGRLRVDRLPAGCDAVLVAGDLQGVAPSPWGGPPVLLGVALADFLTVWAQEGSVPVPERVGVVLAGDLYAAPAADRRGATGAVRDVWWAFAAAGCPFVVGVAGNHDEVSTADLAEAGPHVALLDGTHVDVGGVRFAGVGRIIGDPKRPGRRAEEAQTALIDRVLGAGPDVLILHEGPCGPAPSQPGRAEPAARIRAAPPALTVCGHVHWPVPVATAPGGHTLNTDARAILLTV
- a CDS encoding TIGR03084 family metal-binding protein; amino-acid sequence: MVDLAAMLDDLRAEGAESDRLVASLSAADWALPTPAPGWTIAHQIAHLAWTDDQVRLAATDPTAFAGALAVAAADPDGFVDRGAEAGATAPPRDLLARWRDGRHAVPELLSALPAGARLPWYGPPMSAASMAGARIMETWAHTQDIADTLGVLRTPTTRLRHIARLGVRARDYAYTVHGLRPPEGEFRVELIDPDEPGGTWTHGPEGAAERVTGPLLDFCLLVTRRRHPADLAVRAEGAEATRWLTITQAYAGPPGAGRTPGRSD
- a CDS encoding chitinase — translated: MAPPRPPNTAADTSTSRRPRPGPRRWAALLAAAATTAAASLLVLAPSAPAAGTAELVVNGGFETGLSGWTCSGGSGRATTTPVHTGTGALQATPAGGDNARCSQTVAVQPDSDYTQSAWVQGAYVYLGASGTGTTDVSTWTSAATTWQKLTTTFHTGARTTSVTIHLNGWYGQPAYYADDVSLVGPGGSTTIPGVPTGLTVAGTTARSASLSWTAVPGATSYDVFRADTKVATVAGTSAEIPGLTPQTSYTFSVAATNSAGSSARSAPVTATTAPDGPTGQDPTGLPKRVMTGYWHNFVNGSTNLRLRDVPTSYNLVAVAFAEADRTRWGAITFGVDPGLSTALGGYTNADLKADIVAMHARGQKVILSVGGELGAVWVGDNASADMFASTATALLREYGFDGVDIDLENGVSPTYMATALRAIRAQVGTSLIITMAPQTLDMQTTQTAYFQLALSIKDILTIVHMQYYNSGTMFGCDQKLYAQGGVDFLTAQACIQLQGGLRPDQVALGVPATGRAAGSGYVSPGVVNNALDCLESGTGCGGYRPATTWRGIRGAMTWSVNWDATAGYALANTISAHLRTMP
- a CDS encoding HutD family protein gives rise to the protein MTLTHLFDVETLPVGPWRNGGGDTREIACEGSAGPDGGSADFGWRASIATIAADGPFSPFPGVDRTITLLAGEGVHLIADGAGTAGAAALDHRLDHPAVPFAFSGDHALRARLLGDGGPVLVLNIMTRRGRWTADVRRVDAPVPLPAGHAGVLYLLSGRGTNTGPGPALRPGRGRWWTSGAADHAAPLEPGSVALWADIRPV